agTTACAGGGTTGTACAGGACGTTGCCGGAAACAGTGAGGCCATTGTCCTAGATCGCCTTCTGCCCAGTACACAATATTCCCTAGTGGTGACAGCCATTTGGTTGGGCAAAAAATATCGCAGTCGTGGACAGATCAAATTTCGTACATTGGGTAAGAGAATCTACATGGAAATATGTGACAATATTTTCATGATTTTGGTTTTCACTCTATTAGATCTGCCCAAGAATACATCACAGCAGGATTTCCCGCCTGGAGTCTATGGGAATGGTAGAAATGCCACTGGCAATAATAGCATATTTGGTGATGATGTCACCTCAACGGCTACAAATACACTATCCCATGGCACTACAAGGGAATTGCCCACGGTAAGCCCCCcccaaaaaatgtttgtttgtgtgtgtgtgacccAGTTTTCTTTCCTTTCGCAGATACGCGGCGTAGAGATCGGCATAGTTCTGATAGTTCTTATGGTCTGGGCCGGGGCCATAGCTTTGTTCTTTAATCGTTGGGGCAAAATACGTATGCTTCTGCCATATCAACCGGACTACAAGCACGAACAGCTCAAAGTACCCGGCACAGGGGTATGCAGTGCCGGCGGTTGCAATGGCCAACACTCACATCAGGTAGGTCCAATAACAAACTGTCAAACCAGAATATCTCTTCTGGTCTCCATATCCCATTTCTAGCTACAACTTTTCTAATTCGCGTTGCgcgtcaaaaaaaaaaaaaaagaatataatataaaataatagaaaCAAAACTATAACTATTTAACTCTCTTCGTCTGCGGAgccaaaaaacataaataaataacttatGAACTGTTTCATTTTCTGTTATGCTTTATTTTTAGAACCTACACCCCGATTTCTTTGTCAAGGTACatctaaactaaactaaaaactatttaaaaaaacaaaaaaagcaacaaatatttttgcattCCAATTAGcttgaattttttttgcatcTCAATTCAAAGTAAATAATcgaatttaattgaaaaaaatctatactttaaagaaacaacaaacaccaatatatatatatatatataatcttaTTTTCAACTATTTGCACTACCCCCGCCCGCCCGCTacttgaaacaaaaattttaagacTTAATTCTGAATGAGAGATCTTAACAATTGGTTCAGCTGAAAACTGAGAATTTAGAATgctttatttcaaaaaaaatttccaccGCCTCGAACCCTTTTTTCTAGAGAACAATCActccatttttcttttctgcaTGATTTTTGTGAAATTCTGGATCAAGGAATAGGAATAACATATAACTTTGTCCCCAAAAGTATGCATTAGACAGTGAAAAAGATAAGTTTACGATAAATGAATGATTTTTTGGAATAATCATTTGTCGAAACACTAATTAGTGACTCATTTTTAGTTATCAGACATTCCAAAAATCATACCGTTTttccattgcatactttatggGGGTAAAAAGCCGTCTACATTTCTCGATCCACCTTTGTGAAGGCATAACCGAATCTACAGCTGCAAAACGGGGGGAAATttgccccctaaagtatgcaatgagCAGTTAGAAAAATTACTTTTTGAAACAAATGAAGAAATTTTCTTTGGATAACACATAATTCTCAAAGCAAACATTGTTTTTAAGAAaagttgtatatttttttaacaatgTTGAATACTGTTTCAGcccattgcatactttaaggtaGAAAGTTCACCGACTTCACAGACCTAGATCGGCATATGTGAAGGTGGTCAAGTTTTTAATCGATTAAGAAGTATTCCCATGGAGTATTTAGCTATACACTTCCCCTCAAACTTCCCcagttaaaatttttcatttgcttaaaGAAGTGAGCACTTGCTAGTTTCGatttaattaacaattatgtttaatttatgtttaatttttcatcTGTAGCAATTTTTTACGGCACTTGCCTAATACGGTTTAACGATTGAACACCCTCAAAATTcaaccaaatattttttagGTCGTACTAgaaatattttgcatatttagtgcgtttcatttaatttattattttacttttttgaaaagaaaaacaaaaaaacactttgttttttttcttaagtttTTTGGTTGAGATCTCTCTCACTGACAAATTGTTCCCTTACCTTTCACTTCGCCTCTACCGAAAATTCCACTCTATGCTCTGCTCTCTTGGCTCCACTTTTGATAtgtgtgatgatgatgatgataatgctGCAGTGCTTGCCCCGTTGCGAGGGCTGCGGAATCTTCGATCGATGCTTTCAATATCCACGCCGCGAACTGGAACGCGATTGTGGCTGTCAGTTTGCCCTGCTGCATAAGGCGGATGTGGAGAGCTAGCAACCAGCGCATCGTGAACCGGCCTCCACTGTAGCGGCTGTAAGTGCCccccaccatcatcatcatcagcatcagcatcaacatGGCACTCCAGTGAATACGTATGTGCGTGGTCCCAGTGTTGATAATCAATCCAATGTCTTGGAACATATGGATAGCATGGATGCAGACACCCAGGCTGGACAATTGGAGGATTTGGAGCCAGATGAAGAGAGCCAAATGATGATGGCTGCTGCCCAGGGGCAAAAGGAAACCGAAGATCAGCACTTAATACAAagggaaagagaaaaagatagagatgTCGCACAGCCACAACGAATGCTGCCCCTACAGATATGTGCATCCAAACAGCGTAAATTTGCCACTCAGCGTAGCATATTGAAGAATTCCCAGGAACGCACCTATGTTGAGGAGAACGAAGT
The nucleotide sequence above comes from Drosophila willistoni isolate 14030-0811.24 chromosome 2L unlocalized genomic scaffold, UCI_dwil_1.1 Seg72.1, whole genome shotgun sequence. Encoded proteins:
- the LOC6646201 gene encoding fibronectin type III domain-containing protein 5 isoform X4; this translates as MFVVIAMLFVNACLAGTIPATPENITVTFLTPTAVRVSWQTQIDLKAHPIEKYIVTYKPTDDSYRVVQDVAGNSEAIVLDRLLPSTQYSLVVTAIWLGKKYRSRGQIKFRTLDLPKNTSQQDFPPGVYGNGRNATGNNSIFGDDVTSTATNTLSHGTTRELPTIRGVEIGIVLIVLMVWAGAIALFFNRWGKIRMLLPYQPDYKHEQLKVPGTGVCSAGGCNGQHSHQNLHPDFFVKCLPRCEGCGIFDRCFQYPRRELERDCGCQFALLHKADVES